A single window of Acinetobacter wuhouensis DNA harbors:
- a CDS encoding amino acid permease — protein sequence MSAQNSSQLKHGLSNRHIQLIALGGSIGTGLFLGISQTIKLAGPSVILGYAIAGLIAFFMMRQLGEMVVEEPVSGSFSYFAYKYWNPFAGFMSGWNYWVLNVLVCMAELSAIGLYVQYWWPEIPTWVSALGFFILINVINLLHVKVFGEMEFLFSIIKIAAIIGMIGFGAWLLASGHAGETASISNLWALGGFFPNGLTGLIMAMAIIMFSFGGIELVGIAAAETKDPTQTIPKAVNQIVYRVLLFYVLTIVVLLSLYPWNQIAEGGSPFVLIFDSLGSQGVATILNFVVLTAAISVYNGTSYGTSRMLLGLAEQGNAPKFLRKINRRGIPYAAILTSALVTLICVVLNYVFPEKAFKLLMSLVVSAIVINWMMLALTHLKFKQRMQDVKKVTLFPAIAYPTTNYICVIFMLCILMVMWMTPDMRIAVILIPFWLLCLTFAYWLKSKQVNQNT from the coding sequence ATGTCTGCACAAAATTCGAGCCAACTCAAACATGGTTTGAGTAACCGCCATATACAATTGATTGCATTGGGTGGCTCTATCGGAACTGGGCTATTTTTAGGTATTTCACAAACCATCAAACTTGCTGGCCCATCAGTTATTTTAGGCTATGCCATTGCAGGTTTAATTGCATTTTTTATGATGCGTCAACTCGGTGAAATGGTGGTTGAAGAACCTGTCAGTGGCTCTTTTAGTTATTTTGCTTATAAATACTGGAATCCGTTTGCAGGCTTTATGTCAGGTTGGAACTATTGGGTACTCAATGTTTTGGTCTGTATGGCTGAACTCAGTGCAATCGGTTTATATGTACAGTACTGGTGGCCAGAAATTCCGACTTGGGTGTCCGCACTTGGCTTTTTTATTTTGATCAATGTGATTAATTTACTCCATGTCAAAGTTTTTGGTGAAATGGAGTTCTTATTTTCGATCATCAAAATTGCTGCAATCATTGGCATGATTGGCTTTGGCGCATGGTTATTGGCAAGTGGTCATGCAGGTGAAACTGCTTCTATTTCCAATTTATGGGCTTTGGGTGGATTTTTCCCGAATGGCTTGACGGGTTTGATCATGGCAATGGCGATCATCATGTTCTCTTTTGGAGGAATTGAATTGGTCGGCATCGCTGCAGCAGAAACCAAAGATCCAACTCAAACTATTCCCAAAGCAGTGAACCAGATTGTTTATCGTGTTTTATTGTTCTATGTGCTCACTATTGTGGTCTTATTATCATTATATCCTTGGAACCAAATTGCGGAAGGTGGTAGCCCTTTTGTATTAATTTTTGATTCCCTCGGTAGTCAGGGCGTTGCCACCATTTTAAACTTTGTAGTATTGACTGCGGCGATTTCGGTTTATAACGGCACCAGTTATGGTACTAGTCGTATGTTGCTTGGGCTTGCGGAACAAGGCAATGCACCAAAATTCTTACGCAAGATTAATCGACGTGGTATTCCATACGCTGCGATTTTGACTTCTGCTTTGGTGACTTTGATTTGCGTCGTTTTGAATTACGTATTTCCTGAAAAAGCGTTTAAATTATTGATGAGTTTGGTTGTATCAGCGATCGTAATCAATTGGATGATGTTGGCACTAACGCATTTAAAATTTAAACAACGGATGCAAGACGTAAAGAAAGTGACGTTATTTCCTGCTATTGCTTATCCAACCACCAATTATATTTGTGTTATTTTTATGTTGTGCATTTTAATGGTGATGTGGATGACACCTGATATGCGAATCGCAGTGATTTTAATCCCTTTTTGGTTGCTGTGTTTAACTTTTGCTTATTGGTTAAAATCAAAACAGGTGAATCAAAATACTTAA
- a CDS encoding type II toxin-antitoxin system VapC family toxin yields MLLLDTNVISEFRKISKGKADPHFVAWQREILPSLFYISAISIMEIELGILKIQRKDHTQGEVLRKWLEYKVIPAFDSRILNIDVSVARVCANLHVPDPRSERDALIAATAITNGMSLVTRNTKDFKDMGLNLINPWE; encoded by the coding sequence ATGCTACTCCTTGATACCAATGTTATTTCTGAGTTTAGAAAAATATCCAAAGGTAAAGCAGATCCTCATTTTGTGGCTTGGCAGAGAGAGATACTCCCAAGCTTATTTTATATCTCAGCAATAAGTATAATGGAGATAGAATTAGGAATTCTCAAAATACAAAGAAAGGATCATACTCAAGGTGAAGTTTTGCGTAAATGGTTAGAATATAAAGTGATTCCTGCATTTGACTCGCGCATTTTAAATATTGATGTGAGTGTAGCACGTGTGTGTGCAAATTTGCATGTACCAGACCCACGTTCAGAGCGAGATGCTTTAATCGCAGCAACTGCCATAACAAATGGAATGAGTCTAGTCACAAGAAATACTAAAGATTTTAAGGATATGGGGCTTAATCTTATAAATCCTTGGGAATAA
- a CDS encoding type II toxin-antitoxin system Phd/YefM family antitoxin — translation MQISSREFNHDIGKAKKSSLENPVIITERGKPSHVLLSYRDYEKLIMKQSSMADLLSSDDNIEIEFKKLNVQAKAVELD, via the coding sequence ATGCAAATAAGTAGTCGAGAGTTTAATCATGATATAGGTAAGGCAAAAAAGTCGAGTCTTGAAAACCCAGTGATTATCACAGAACGTGGTAAACCATCACACGTGTTACTGAGTTATCGTGACTATGAAAAACTCATTATGAAACAATCTAGTATGGCTGATTTGTTAAGCTCTGATGATAATATAGAGATAGAGTTTAAAAAACTTAATGTACAAGCTAAAGCTGTGGAGTTGGATTGA
- a CDS encoding Lrp/AsnC family transcriptional regulator yields the protein MNDSQYTLDRIDRKILSALRQDGRLTVAQLAEIVGLSSSPCWTRVKRLESMNVIEGYTANINAKAIGINELFFIEITLERHDDEILEQFSDALSQMPEVVEAHLVTGDYDYLVKVAVKNAEHYERFLRKNLYSMKGIRHTRSIFALRPLKLENKSDLMMIE from the coding sequence ATGAATGATAGTCAGTACACTTTAGATCGCATTGATCGAAAAATTTTATCGGCACTTCGTCAGGATGGTCGTTTAACAGTCGCTCAACTTGCAGAGATTGTTGGGCTGTCATCTTCTCCATGTTGGACACGTGTGAAGCGCCTTGAGTCGATGAATGTCATCGAAGGCTATACAGCAAATATTAATGCCAAAGCAATTGGGATCAATGAATTATTCTTTATTGAAATCACACTTGAACGGCATGATGATGAAATTTTAGAACAATTTAGTGATGCATTGAGTCAGATGCCTGAAGTAGTCGAGGCACATTTGGTGACGGGAGATTATGATTATTTAGTCAAGGTCGCTGTGAAGAATGCTGAACATTATGAACGTTTTTTGCGTAAAAATTTATATTCAATGAAAGGCATACGTCATACTCGTTCTATTTTTGCTTTGCGTCCTTTGAAGCTTGAGAATAAATCCGATTTGATGATGATTGAATGA
- a CDS encoding ion transporter yields the protein MRISAWYSLRKFVYNNLHNDDYETQFSRSINFLLIFLIIGNVIAVLLESINDVYKVYKIYFDTFENISIVVFTLEYILRFWSVVEKDPFETEWRQRWKYVISGAAIIDLLAILPAYINFFVHIDLRFLRILRLLRLLKLTRYFVSLQILLRVIEREKGSFQAVIFILLIMIVMAAAGIYVVESRVQPEVFSSIPASMWWAVVTLTTVGYGDVTPITPLGRFLGALITILGVGLAALPAGILANGLANELELRKQQLELKFRDLLESCEIDIIDDEEKIENIRKEVGLSTEQTQDIVLQLIRERKEDALEREKNKYCFCPHCGHKLPE from the coding sequence ATGAGAATTAGCGCTTGGTACAGCCTTAGAAAGTTTGTTTATAACAATTTACATAATGATGATTACGAAACTCAATTTAGCCGTTCGATCAATTTCTTATTAATTTTTCTCATTATTGGCAATGTGATTGCAGTACTTTTAGAGTCGATCAATGACGTTTATAAGGTATATAAAATTTATTTTGATACCTTTGAAAATATTTCAATTGTGGTTTTTACTTTGGAATATATCTTGCGCTTTTGGAGTGTCGTTGAAAAAGATCCTTTTGAAACCGAATGGAGACAACGCTGGAAATATGTGATCAGTGGCGCAGCAATCATTGATCTATTGGCAATTTTACCAGCATATATCAATTTCTTTGTTCATATCGATTTACGGTTCCTACGAATCTTAAGATTATTACGTCTATTAAAATTAACCCGCTACTTTGTCTCATTACAAATTCTTCTGCGGGTCATTGAACGCGAAAAAGGTTCGTTTCAAGCGGTCATTTTTATTTTACTGATCATGATTGTTATGGCTGCTGCAGGAATATATGTGGTAGAAAGCCGAGTACAACCTGAAGTATTTAGTTCAATTCCTGCCTCGATGTGGTGGGCAGTAGTGACATTGACGACTGTCGGTTATGGAGATGTCACGCCAATTACACCTTTAGGGCGCTTTTTAGGTGCTTTAATTACGATATTAGGTGTTGGTCTGGCTGCATTACCCGCAGGTATTTTGGCTAACGGTTTAGCCAATGAGCTTGAACTTAGAAAACAACAGCTTGAATTAAAATTTAGAGATTTATTAGAAAGTTGTGAAATTGACATTATTGATGATGAAGAAAAAATAGAAAACATTCGTAAAGAGGTCGGTTTATCCACTGAACAGACTCAAGATATTGTTTTGCAGTTGATTCGAGAACGTAAAGAAGACGCTTTGGAAAGGGAAAAGAATAAGTATTGTTTTTGTCCGCACTGTGGGCATAAATTGCCAGAATGA